The Thermococcus sp. M39 genome window below encodes:
- the priS gene encoding DNA primase catalytic subunit PriS, with translation MSELFREVTKKERQLYYEKEWSAKKLPAFIVETLENREFGFDHTGEGPSDRKNVFHDVRDLEDYVRATAPYAMFSSVALYEEPREMGGWLGAELVFDIDAKDLPLRRCNHESGTVCPICLEDAKELAKDTLIVLKEDFGFEDIHVVYSGRGYHIRVLDEWALELDSKAREKILAYVSSAEEVTFEDIQSKRIMLSSGYFRVFRLRFGYFIMRVRYNHLKNIGLNKKQINLILNNRENIYQGFVKEARLTAFPQGVGYKTLLRLFALSTTFSKAYFDGRVTVDVKRILRVPSSLHSKVGFITTYIGSNEKELEKFNPFRDAVPKFRKEEVKQAYEEWLENNELKSE, from the coding sequence ATGAGTGAGCTTTTCAGAGAGGTTACAAAGAAGGAGAGACAACTCTACTATGAAAAGGAATGGAGTGCCAAAAAACTCCCAGCATTTATTGTGGAGACTCTTGAAAATAGAGAGTTCGGCTTTGACCATACAGGTGAGGGTCCAAGTGATAGAAAAAATGTATTCCATGATGTTAGGGATTTAGAAGACTATGTTAGAGCAACTGCGCCTTATGCAATGTTCTCAAGTGTTGCACTTTATGAGGAGCCCAGGGAAATGGGCGGATGGCTTGGCGCAGAGCTTGTTTTTGACATAGACGCCAAAGATTTACCTTTAAGGAGATGTAACCATGAAAGTGGAACTGTTTGTCCAATTTGCTTAGAGGATGCCAAAGAGCTCGCAAAGGATACATTAATCGTTTTAAAGGAGGATTTTGGATTTGAAGATATTCATGTGGTTTATTCAGGGAGAGGCTATCATATAAGGGTTCTCGATGAGTGGGCTCTTGAACTCGATTCTAAGGCAAGGGAAAAGATTTTAGCATATGTATCTTCAGCCGAGGAGGTTACATTTGAGGATATTCAAAGCAAGAGGATAATGCTGTCCTCTGGCTACTTCAGGGTGTTCCGTCTTCGCTTTGGATACTTTATAATGCGTGTAAGATACAACCACCTCAAAAACATTGGATTAAATAAAAAGCAAATTAATCTAATTCTAAACAACAGAGAAAACATCTACCAGGGATTTGTTAAAGAGGCAAGACTTACAGCTTTTCCGCAAGGTGTAGGGTATAAAACACTCCTTAGACTCTTTGCATTATCAACTACATTCTCAAAAGCATACTTTGATGGTAGAGTTACTGTTGACGTTAAAAGAATCCTCAGAGTTCCCTCAAGCCTTCATTCCAAAGTTGGGTTTATCACAACATATATCGGGAGCAACGAAAAAGAGCTTGAAAAGTTTAATCCCTTTAGAGATGCTGTGCCAAAGTTCAGAAAAGAAGAGGTCAAACAAGCGTATGAAGAATGGCTCGAGAACAATGAGCTGAAGAGTGAGTAA
- a CDS encoding DMT family transporter, with translation MEISGRVKIILSMLIWGSVGIFARFTNLNGLGVAFFRVSLGASILALLFSIKDKSWFREVSDTIKQKFKWVFLLGTALGLNWVFLFTAFLYTSIARAVLVYYLAPVLAILISAKFLKERISKFQISLILMAFLGLIIIMSEQKIDLTNRDFAGIVFALIAAFFYALIPNLGRFLKDVKSDVLTFTQLSIASIILLPFVLSSKISVGKIDWFAVGILVAVHTVFALFLYMDGLKSVKVNEAALLSYLDPLSAVVYAFLVFGEVPTLRTIIGGFLILSASLLDILKRR, from the coding sequence ATGGAAATTTCAGGGAGAGTTAAAATAATCTTATCAATGCTAATCTGGGGAAGTGTTGGGATTTTTGCAAGGTTTACAAATTTAAACGGATTAGGAGTAGCATTCTTTAGGGTCTCATTAGGAGCCTCAATTTTAGCGCTGTTGTTTAGTATAAAGGATAAATCTTGGTTCCGAGAGGTTAGTGATACCATTAAACAGAAATTTAAATGGGTATTCCTGCTTGGAACTGCACTCGGGCTAAACTGGGTGTTTTTATTTACGGCCTTTTTGTACACTTCGATAGCAAGGGCAGTCCTTGTTTATTATTTAGCTCCAGTCCTTGCGATACTGATTTCAGCTAAGTTCCTTAAAGAGAGGATTTCAAAATTCCAAATTTCGCTAATTCTAATGGCTTTTTTAGGTTTGATCATAATAATGAGTGAGCAAAAAATAGATTTAACAAACAGAGACTTTGCTGGGATTGTATTTGCCCTCATAGCAGCATTTTTCTATGCATTAATTCCTAATTTGGGTAGATTTTTAAAGGACGTAAAAAGCGATGTGCTGACGTTTACCCAGCTGAGTATAGCATCTATAATCTTGCTTCCTTTTGTTCTCTCCAGTAAAATATCCGTTGGAAAGATTGACTGGTTTGCCGTTGGAATTTTAGTAGCTGTGCACACTGTTTTTGCACTCTTCCTATACATGGACGGATTAAAAAGCGTTAAAGTTAATGAAGCCGCCTTGCTCAGTTATCTTGACCCTCTAAGTGCAGTGGTTTATGCATTTTTAGTATTCGGAGAAGTTCCCACCCTGAGAACAATTATTGGTGGGTTCTTAATATTATCGGCGTCCCTTTTAGATATATTAAAGAGAAGATAG
- a CDS encoding DUF61 family protein translates to MPQPDEIINKEILRINLHLPRARKSLAKLLNEDTPKVQLRDGSFHYFKREELEYLKSLLEEWELERLNLPIVLEITTAWHGYFRVRGEIEVKVIEKILGTYDILEEKKEVTLPRYLLPKIRKTLPTTTTYAFIME, encoded by the coding sequence ATGCCTCAGCCGGACGAAATAATAAACAAAGAAATTTTGCGCATTAACCTCCACTTACCTAGAGCGAGAAAGAGCTTAGCGAAGCTTTTAAATGAGGATACTCCAAAAGTACAGCTTAGAGATGGGAGCTTCCACTATTTCAAGAGGGAAGAGCTCGAATACTTGAAATCCCTCTTAGAGGAATGGGAGCTTGAAAGGCTCAATCTTCCAATTGTGCTGGAGATAACGACTGCATGGCATGGATACTTCAGAGTTAGAGGGGAAATTGAGGTTAAAGTTATTGAGAAGATACTTGGAACATATGACATACTAGAGGAAAAGAAGGAAGTCACTCTCCCTCGATACTTGCTGCCAAAAATAAGAAAAACTTTGCCCACAACGACAACTTATGCATTCATTATGGAGTGA
- a CDS encoding NAD-dependent epimerase/dehydratase family protein, with the protein MRVLVTGGAGFLGSHLVDRLMEQGHDVRVVDDLSAGSLKNIERWLNSENFEFIKGDLRDPKVAEEAVKGAEVVFHLAANPEVRIGAQSPELLYETNVLITYNLLEAMRKEKVEYLVFTSSSTVYGDAKVIPTPEDYAPLEPISVYGGAKLAAEALISGYAHTFDIKSLVFRLANIIGERSNHGVIYDFINKLKANPNRLEILGDGTQRKSYLHVSDTVEGMLYLFEKFREEGKVYDVYNLGSDDWITVKEIAEIVSKEMGLNPEFYFTGGVDGGRGWKGDVKFMRLSIEKAKSKGWKPRMNSYEAVRRTVQELLRTLK; encoded by the coding sequence ATGAGAGTTTTAGTCACAGGGGGAGCGGGCTTCCTAGGTTCTCACTTAGTTGACAGATTAATGGAGCAAGGTCATGATGTTAGAGTTGTCGACGATTTAAGTGCCGGGAGCTTAAAGAATATTGAGAGATGGCTTAATAGTGAAAATTTTGAGTTCATCAAAGGTGATTTAAGAGATCCAAAGGTTGCTGAAGAGGCAGTTAAAGGAGCTGAAGTCGTCTTTCACCTAGCAGCAAATCCAGAAGTTAGAATCGGAGCACAAAGTCCGGAGCTTTTGTATGAGACAAATGTTCTGATAACGTATAATCTCCTTGAAGCCATGAGGAAGGAAAAAGTCGAGTATTTAGTTTTCACTTCATCATCAACGGTTTATGGAGATGCAAAGGTGATTCCGACGCCAGAAGATTATGCTCCTCTTGAACCGATAAGTGTTTACGGTGGAGCAAAGCTTGCAGCTGAAGCTTTGATAAGTGGCTATGCTCACACTTTTGATATAAAGAGCTTGGTGTTTAGGTTAGCAAACATAATAGGGGAGCGCTCAAATCATGGAGTGATTTATGACTTCATAAATAAACTGAAGGCAAACCCAAATCGTTTAGAAATTCTTGGAGATGGAACTCAGAGAAAGAGTTATCTTCACGTGAGCGATACAGTCGAAGGAATGCTATACCTTTTTGAAAAGTTTAGAGAGGAAGGAAAGGTTTATGATGTTTATAATCTCGGCAGTGATGATTGGATTACTGTTAAGGAAATTGCAGAAATAGTTAGCAAAGAGATGGGGCTTAATCCAGAATTCTACTTTACAGGTGGAGTTGATGGAGGAAGGGGATGGAAAGGGGATGTGAAGTTCATGCGCTTGAGCATTGAAAAAGCCAAAAGCAAAGGATGGAAGCCAAGAATGAACAGTTACGAGGCCGTAAGAAGGACTGTTCAAGAGCTCTTAAGAACATTAAAGTGA
- the glnA gene encoding type I glutamate--ammonia ligase, whose amino-acid sequence MNEIGIEKAKQILKENGVKQVLCAFTDVRGYLLTFSIPAREFIEGDAFVDGIGFDGSSVRGFKTIEQSDMVWKPDPSTLRVIPWTDGIHKSAIMFGDVYEAGGKDLAECDPRGFVAKRLEKKLKDEGKSAIFGPEIEFFIFDGIDIQNLYWDLFVSPNGGKGDSWGAPRVMPISSELDELPIIRPKEGYFRAPPEDRTVEYRNELVYYLEQLGIMVEYHHHEVATAGQIELDFKPFGLVGVGDAFYLYKFAAKNIAKLHGLIATFMPKPLYLDNASGMHTHQSLWEGEPFKGKNLFSDPDDEFGLSQLARYYIGGLLEHAPALTALNAPTVNSYKRLVPGFEAPIYIAWSPRNRSALVRVPAYFKKPSAIRVEYRGADPSQNPYLGIAAQLAAGLDGIKKKIDPGDPVMKDVYELSDREKRELGIKELPTTLKDALEALESDELMKEVLGSHIYDAFIELKTAEWNQYCLYVTPWEFMKYFDI is encoded by the coding sequence ATGAACGAGATAGGAATTGAGAAGGCAAAACAGATACTAAAGGAAAATGGAGTAAAACAAGTGCTATGTGCATTCACAGACGTCAGAGGCTATTTGCTAACATTCTCAATACCAGCAAGAGAATTCATAGAGGGAGATGCGTTCGTTGATGGCATTGGTTTTGATGGCTCTTCAGTTAGAGGATTTAAGACAATAGAGCAGAGTGATATGGTTTGGAAGCCCGACCCATCAACGTTGAGAGTAATCCCATGGACTGACGGAATTCACAAGAGCGCAATAATGTTTGGAGACGTTTATGAAGCTGGAGGGAAGGATTTAGCAGAATGTGACCCAAGAGGATTCGTCGCCAAGAGACTCGAAAAGAAGCTGAAGGATGAAGGAAAATCCGCAATCTTTGGACCAGAGATAGAGTTCTTCATCTTCGATGGGATTGATATCCAAAACCTCTACTGGGACTTGTTTGTCTCACCAAATGGTGGTAAAGGGGATTCATGGGGAGCACCTAGGGTTATGCCAATAAGCAGCGAGCTTGATGAACTTCCAATAATAAGACCAAAGGAGGGCTACTTTAGGGCTCCTCCAGAGGACAGAACCGTAGAGTACAGGAACGAGCTCGTGTATTACTTAGAGCAACTGGGGATTATGGTTGAGTATCACCACCACGAAGTAGCTACGGCAGGACAAATAGAGCTTGACTTTAAGCCTTTTGGATTAGTTGGAGTTGGAGATGCATTCTACCTCTACAAGTTTGCAGCAAAGAATATTGCCAAGCTACACGGGTTAATTGCTACATTCATGCCAAAGCCCCTCTACCTGGACAATGCAAGCGGAATGCACACTCACCAGAGCCTCTGGGAAGGAGAACCATTCAAAGGTAAAAACCTCTTCTCTGATCCAGATGACGAGTTTGGGCTGAGTCAGTTGGCAAGATACTATATCGGTGGTCTCTTAGAGCACGCACCAGCTTTGACAGCTTTAAACGCTCCAACAGTTAACTCCTACAAGAGATTAGTGCCGGGCTTTGAGGCGCCAATATACATAGCATGGAGCCCAAGAAACAGGTCAGCGTTGGTTAGAGTTCCTGCCTATTTCAAGAAGCCATCAGCAATTAGAGTTGAGTACAGAGGTGCTGACCCAAGCCAAAACCCATACTTGGGAATAGCAGCACAGCTGGCAGCTGGTTTGGATGGTATAAAGAAGAAGATCGACCCAGGAGACCCAGTCATGAAGGATGTCTATGAGTTAAGCGATAGGGAGAAAAGAGAGCTTGGAATTAAGGAGCTACCAACAACCTTAAAGGATGCTCTCGAAGCATTAGAAAGCGATGAACTCATGAAGGAAGTCCTAGGAAGCCACATATACGATGCGTTCATTGAGCTCAAAACTGCTGAATGGAACCAGTACTGCCTGTACGTAACTCCATGGGAGTTTATGAAGTATTTTGATATCTGA
- a CDS encoding EamA family transporter: protein MKKGYLLVFLAASMWGTLGIFAKLLYQFNLDTFTVVFYRVLIAFFLLLVYNFSKGLKIKKERLPFYAFYGFFSIFLFYVLYFYTVKISSVSLAVLLLYTAPIHSTILGYFIFKERITSIKSTALIMAVVGVLFVVNPNNEEVSALAVALGLLSGFTYALYGILGKIAVRNERPEEALLYTIGFGALFLLPFSDFRIPLNAVPYLFALAFFPTFLAYILYNTALKEVEVSKASIIATIEPVVALVLAYLIFNETLTLKQLFGAALIIGGSMLVHLDEVLV from the coding sequence TTGAAAAAGGGTTATCTTTTAGTTTTTTTAGCTGCCAGCATGTGGGGTACCCTTGGGATATTTGCCAAACTGCTGTATCAGTTTAATTTGGATACTTTTACAGTGGTATTTTATCGTGTGCTGATTGCGTTTTTTCTCCTCTTGGTTTACAATTTCTCAAAAGGTCTGAAAATTAAAAAAGAGCGCCTGCCGTTTTACGCATTTTATGGATTTTTTAGCATTTTCTTGTTTTATGTGTTGTATTTTTATACTGTGAAAATATCCTCAGTGTCTTTGGCAGTCTTGCTCCTATATACTGCTCCGATACACTCTACAATACTAGGATACTTCATTTTCAAGGAGAGGATAACTTCGATAAAATCAACAGCGTTGATAATGGCGGTCGTTGGAGTGCTGTTTGTTGTAAATCCCAATAATGAAGAAGTAAGTGCTCTTGCAGTAGCATTAGGGCTTTTATCCGGATTTACTTATGCTTTATATGGTATTTTAGGTAAAATAGCAGTTAGGAATGAGAGGCCAGAAGAAGCCTTGCTGTACACTATTGGATTTGGAGCTTTGTTCCTACTCCCATTTTCAGATTTTAGAATCCCGTTAAATGCTGTTCCTTACCTCTTTGCACTCGCTTTTTTCCCGACGTTTCTGGCGTATATTTTATACAATACAGCTCTTAAAGAAGTTGAAGTAAGCAAAGCCTCAATTATAGCAACAATAGAACCAGTTGTGGCTCTGGTTTTAGCATATTTAATTTTCAACGAGACCCTAACCTTAAAACAGCTGTTTGGGGCGGCTTTAATAATTGGAGGTTCGATGCTTGTCCATTTGGATGAAGTGCTTGTTTAG
- a CDS encoding NAD+ synthase, whose amino-acid sequence MRTLDYGEVIEKIVSFIREKVNEANANGVVVGVSGGVDSATTAFLAVKALGKEKVLGLIMPYYENQDVEDAKLVCETLGINYKIINIKPIVDAFEKSLDFEPDKITKGNIMVRTRMILLYAHANQENRIVLGTSNKSELLTGYYTKWGDGASDYAPLINLYKTEVWEIAKRLGVPEKIIKKKPTAGLWIGQTDEDELGISYKLLDEILYRLVDLKMPKEKIAEELGIPLEKVKHVENLIKKTEHKRRLPIGPEI is encoded by the coding sequence ATGAGGACTCTAGATTATGGGGAAGTTATCGAGAAAATTGTCTCTTTCATTAGGGAGAAAGTCAATGAGGCGAATGCAAATGGTGTAGTGGTTGGTGTTAGTGGTGGTGTTGATAGTGCGACAACTGCTTTCCTTGCAGTGAAAGCCTTGGGGAAGGAGAAAGTTCTCGGCTTGATAATGCCTTATTATGAGAATCAAGATGTGGAAGATGCAAAACTGGTTTGTGAAACCCTTGGGATAAATTACAAAATCATCAACATCAAGCCAATTGTTGATGCTTTTGAAAAAAGCCTTGATTTCGAGCCGGACAAAATTACCAAAGGCAACATAATGGTAAGAACAAGAATGATTTTACTTTACGCTCATGCTAATCAAGAAAATCGCATTGTTCTTGGAACAAGCAACAAGAGCGAGCTTTTGACTGGCTACTACACTAAATGGGGCGATGGGGCAAGTGATTATGCCCCATTGATAAACCTCTATAAGACTGAAGTCTGGGAGATTGCTAAGAGGTTAGGCGTTCCAGAGAAGATCATTAAGAAAAAACCAACTGCTGGACTCTGGATTGGACAAACTGATGAAGACGAGCTTGGCATAAGTTACAAACTCTTGGACGAAATCCTTTACAGATTAGTTGACTTGAAGATGCCAAAAGAAAAAATTGCTGAGGAGTTGGGTATTCCACTTGAAAAAGTCAAACACGTTGAAAACCTAATAAAGAAAACCGAACACAAAAGAAGACTACCAATAGGACCAGAGATTTGA
- a CDS encoding ABC transporter ATP-binding protein, whose product MAEPILKVENLKKYFPIKRGLLGALRGEPPRFVRAVDGVSFEVHKQEVFALVGESGCGKTTTGKLVMKLLEPTDGRIYLEGKDVTNLKTQEEIKAYRRKVQMIFQDPFSSMNPRFRIYDVLEEPLLIHGIGETRAEREELIYKALEMVKIVPPEDYVGRHPHMLSGGQRQRVAIARALILNPTFIVADEPVSMLDVSIRAEILELMKELKEKMGVTYLYITHDLSTARYFADWIAVMYLGRIVEMGPAKVVIDNPLHPYTRALLAAVPEPIPERRNIIKELPIKGEVPSAVNIPPGCRFHPRCIYMEKGLCDAKHPQLIEYEHNHWVECHLVGKI is encoded by the coding sequence ATGGCTGAGCCGATTTTGAAAGTTGAAAATCTTAAGAAGTACTTCCCAATCAAGAGAGGATTGCTCGGAGCACTCAGAGGGGAGCCTCCGAGATTCGTTAGAGCTGTTGATGGCGTTAGCTTTGAAGTTCATAAGCAGGAAGTCTTTGCTTTAGTCGGTGAGAGCGGTTGTGGTAAAACAACAACAGGAAAGCTCGTCATGAAGCTCCTTGAGCCTACAGATGGTAGAATATATCTGGAAGGAAAAGATGTTACTAACCTTAAGACGCAAGAAGAAATTAAGGCGTACAGAAGAAAAGTTCAGATGATATTCCAGGATCCTTTCTCATCAATGAACCCGAGATTCAGAATATACGACGTTCTTGAGGAGCCTCTCTTAATTCACGGAATAGGTGAAACAAGGGCAGAGAGAGAAGAGCTCATCTACAAGGCATTAGAAATGGTTAAGATAGTTCCACCAGAGGATTACGTTGGAAGACACCCACACATGCTTTCAGGTGGTCAGAGACAGAGAGTTGCTATTGCAAGAGCACTCATCTTGAATCCAACATTCATCGTTGCAGACGAGCCTGTTTCGATGCTTGACGTCTCTATTAGAGCAGAGATTCTTGAGCTGATGAAGGAGCTCAAGGAAAAGATGGGAGTTACATACCTCTACATTACCCACGATCTTTCAACGGCAAGATACTTCGCCGACTGGATAGCAGTCATGTACTTGGGGAGAATTGTTGAAATGGGCCCAGCTAAAGTTGTCATCGATAATCCACTTCACCCATATACCAGAGCTCTCTTAGCAGCTGTTCCAGAGCCAATTCCGGAGAGAAGAAACATCATCAAAGAACTGCCAATTAAGGGTGAAGTTCCAAGCGCAGTAAACATTCCACCAGGATGCAGATTCCATCCAAGATGTATCTACATGGAGAAAGGGCTCTGTGATGCCAAGCATCCACAACTCATTGAATACGAGCACAACCACTGGGTCGAGTGCCACCTGGTAGGTAAAATCTGA
- a CDS encoding ABC transporter ATP-binding protein: MARTVLEVKDLKMYYFTSRGVVKAVDSVSFELKKGEVLGLAGESGCGKSSLGFTLMGMPTPPGKIVGGSVKIDGREIVGLPEDVLRREIRWQKISMIFQGAMNALNPVYTIGYQMIEPLIYHKGMDKEEALDRAMRYLELVGLSPEIVYRYPHELSGGMKQRVVIATALILEPEVVIADEPTTALDVVVQAQIINLMKKLKKELGLSMIFITHDLSILAEISDRVAIMYAGKIIEIGDSQKIYYEPAHPYTQKLLAAIPRLHEDVDKLEFIPGQPPNLIKPPSGCRFHPRCPYAMQVCREQEPELKEIDKDHYAACWLL; the protein is encoded by the coding sequence ATGGCTAGAACTGTCCTTGAAGTTAAAGATCTTAAGATGTATTACTTCACATCCAGAGGTGTCGTCAAAGCCGTTGACAGTGTTAGCTTTGAGCTCAAGAAGGGAGAAGTCTTGGGACTTGCCGGAGAGAGCGGATGTGGCAAGTCCTCCCTTGGTTTTACTTTAATGGGAATGCCAACTCCTCCAGGAAAGATAGTCGGTGGTAGCGTTAAAATCGATGGCAGGGAGATTGTAGGACTTCCAGAAGATGTGTTGAGAAGGGAAATTAGATGGCAAAAGATTTCAATGATATTCCAAGGTGCAATGAATGCTTTGAATCCAGTTTATACAATTGGTTATCAGATGATTGAGCCGCTTATTTATCACAAGGGTATGGACAAAGAGGAAGCTTTGGACAGAGCAATGAGGTACCTTGAGCTAGTTGGTCTTTCACCGGAGATTGTTTACAGGTATCCACACGAGTTAAGCGGTGGTATGAAGCAGAGAGTTGTCATTGCAACGGCATTAATTCTCGAACCAGAGGTTGTCATTGCTGATGAGCCAACAACAGCTCTCGACGTCGTTGTTCAAGCGCAGATCATCAACTTAATGAAGAAGCTTAAGAAAGAGCTTGGACTTTCAATGATATTCATTACACACGACTTGAGCATTCTTGCAGAGATTAGCGACAGAGTGGCAATCATGTATGCTGGAAAGATAATCGAGATTGGTGACAGTCAGAAGATTTACTATGAGCCAGCTCACCCATACACACAGAAGTTACTTGCAGCAATCCCAAGACTGCACGAAGATGTTGATAAGCTTGAATTCATCCCGGGACAACCACCAAACCTCATTAAACCACCAAGCGGTTGTAGATTCCACCCGAGGTGTCCATATGCAATGCAGGTATGTAGAGAGCAGGAGCCAGAGCTGAAGGAGATTGATAAAGACCACTATGCAGCATGCTGGCTGTTGTGA
- a CDS encoding ABC transporter permease — MRWVDVKESLKDFWFEFRRQKGGLLGLFLLALLVFTAIAAPYITEPDIPKKWTTYWEGNPTNVPPVWYNYFTTKKLAAHEVLTYDNLKITQEGEDLGGGIKYYAFEFDYNNRYDLPPKDLIIKNIGVQLADLNSPAQIVISVYRPDGQKIELLSADLIEGSIYQIAKMGTVRNNVFNWASQFEDPKNLEGRVETIKSTMDVMEVIFAKAEPGILVNPQPLHGDYKFQVEIFTFNEGDKIDLKPIQIILTGRTYGLMGTDYKGRDLWAGLVWGTRVSLVVGVSVAVLSVLIGIAYGVTSAYLGGWKDEFMQRVNEFVASIPTLPILILLGAAFKGHVTLWTIVFLLVMFGWTGIAKVARSMALQIKEQTYVEAAKALGAGTGRIIFKHIMPQIMPYAFAVMALSVPGAVLTEASLSFLGLGDPTAVTWGQILYDAQTNSATINGYWWWVIPPGLAISLVALTFVLIGVALDRVLNPRLKRL; from the coding sequence ATGAGATGGGTTGATGTAAAAGAGAGCCTTAAGGACTTTTGGTTTGAATTTAGAAGGCAAAAAGGTGGATTGCTTGGATTATTCTTACTTGCTCTCTTAGTTTTCACAGCCATAGCGGCACCCTACATAACTGAGCCAGACATACCAAAGAAGTGGACTACATACTGGGAAGGAAATCCAACTAATGTTCCTCCAGTTTGGTACAACTACTTCACAACGAAGAAGCTTGCAGCTCACGAAGTCCTAACATATGACAACTTAAAGATCACACAAGAAGGCGAGGATTTAGGAGGAGGAATAAAGTACTATGCTTTTGAATTTGACTACAACAATAGATATGATTTGCCCCCAAAAGACTTGATAATAAAGAACATTGGAGTTCAGCTAGCTGATTTGAATTCCCCGGCTCAAATTGTTATCTCAGTATACAGACCGGATGGTCAGAAAATTGAGCTTTTAAGTGCTGATTTGATAGAGGGTTCAATCTATCAAATTGCAAAGATGGGCACGGTTAGGAACAATGTGTTCAACTGGGCTTCACAATTTGAAGATCCGAAGAACCTTGAGGGCAGAGTGGAGACGATAAAGAGCACAATGGATGTTATGGAGGTTATATTTGCAAAAGCTGAACCAGGAATACTTGTAAATCCACAGCCGCTTCATGGAGACTACAAGTTCCAAGTTGAAATCTTCACATTCAATGAGGGGGATAAAATTGACTTAAAACCAATTCAGATTATCCTCACTGGAAGAACATACGGACTGATGGGAACAGATTACAAGGGAAGAGACCTTTGGGCTGGTTTAGTTTGGGGAACAAGAGTTTCACTTGTCGTTGGTGTTTCAGTTGCAGTCTTGAGCGTTTTAATCGGAATTGCTTACGGTGTTACAAGTGCATACCTTGGTGGCTGGAAGGACGAGTTCATGCAGAGAGTTAACGAGTTTGTTGCTTCAATCCCGACACTGCCAATCCTTATCCTCTTAGGTGCAGCATTCAAGGGACACGTTACACTGTGGACAATAGTTTTCCTCCTAGTAATGTTCGGTTGGACGGGAATTGCTAAGGTTGCTAGAAGTATGGCACTTCAGATTAAAGAGCAAACTTATGTTGAAGCGGCAAAAGCGTTGGGTGCTGGAACTGGAAGAATTATCTTCAAGCACATCATGCCACAGATCATGCCATATGCATTTGCTGTCATGGCATTGAGCGTTCCTGGAGCAGTTTTAACAGAGGCATCGCTAAGCTTCCTTGGACTTGGTGACCCAACAGCAGTTACATGGGGACAAATCCTCTATGATGCTCAGACAAACAGCGCAACAATTAACGGATACTGGTGGTGGGTCATTCCACCAGGACTGGCAATTTCATTAGTCGCATTGACATTCGTGCTTATTGGTGTAGCATTGGATAGAGTGTTAAACCCAAGACTCAAGAGGTTGTGA